One stretch of Halapricum desulfuricans DNA includes these proteins:
- a CDS encoding CDC48 family AAA ATPase, with amino-acid sequence MKLTVKPLKQKDAGRGLAAIDRVAMDELDLENGDYIVLEGRQGGRAVARVWPGYPEDSGEGIVRIDGRLRQEANVGIDDTVEIEKADVKPARSITVALPQNLRVRGNIAPHVRNKLSGQAVTQGQTVPFSLGLGPISNVGGQKIPLKIAETDPEGTVVVTDQTEIEISEQPAEQITGGPQQDERETPSVTYEDIGGLDEELEQVREMIELPMRHPELFQQLGIEPPKGVLLHGPPGTGKTLMAKAVANEIDAYFTTISGPEIMSKFYGESEEQLREVFDEAEENAPAIVFIDEIDSIAPKRGETSGDVERRVVAQLLSLMDGLEERGDVIVIGATNRVDAVDPALRRGGRFDREIEIGVPDRDGRKEILQVHTRGMPLDEEIDLDHYAENTHGFVGADLEQLSKEAAMNALRRIRPQIDLEADEIDAEILESMEVSETDFKEALKGIEPSALREVFVEVPDVTWEDVGGLEDTKERLRETIQWPLEYPAVFEQMDMQAAKGVLLYGPPGTGKTLLAKAVANEAQSNFISVKGPELLNKYVGESEKGVREVFEKARSNAPTVVFFDEIDSIAGERGQGVSDSGVGERVVSQLLTELDGIEDLEDVVVVATTNRPDLIDPALMRPGRLDRHVHVPVPDEEGRRKIFEVHTQDKPLAEDVDLDELAAETDGYVGADIEALCREASMAASREFINSVSPEDVDDSVENVLIGREHFEAAMDEVGPSVDQETRERYEQIEERFDTRETEIEERGEVGRTFQ; translated from the coding sequence ATGAAACTCACTGTCAAACCACTCAAGCAGAAGGACGCGGGTCGGGGACTCGCCGCGATCGATCGGGTCGCGATGGACGAACTCGATCTGGAGAACGGCGATTACATCGTCCTCGAGGGGCGCCAGGGCGGTCGCGCCGTCGCGCGCGTCTGGCCGGGCTATCCCGAGGACAGCGGCGAGGGGATCGTCCGGATCGACGGGCGACTCCGTCAGGAGGCCAACGTCGGGATCGACGACACCGTCGAGATCGAAAAGGCCGATGTCAAGCCCGCCCGGTCGATCACCGTCGCGCTGCCGCAGAACCTCCGCGTGCGCGGGAACATCGCACCCCACGTCCGCAACAAGCTCAGCGGTCAGGCCGTCACGCAGGGCCAGACCGTCCCGTTCTCGCTGGGATTGGGCCCGATCTCGAACGTCGGCGGGCAGAAGATCCCGCTGAAGATCGCCGAGACCGATCCCGAGGGAACGGTCGTCGTGACCGACCAGACCGAGATCGAGATCAGTGAACAGCCGGCCGAGCAGATCACCGGTGGCCCCCAGCAGGACGAGCGAGAGACGCCGAGCGTCACCTACGAGGACATCGGTGGGCTGGACGAGGAACTCGAACAGGTCCGGGAAATGATCGAACTCCCGATGCGCCACCCCGAGCTCTTCCAGCAGCTGGGGATCGAACCCCCCAAGGGCGTCTTGCTGCACGGCCCGCCGGGAACCGGCAAGACGCTGATGGCGAAAGCCGTCGCCAACGAGATCGACGCCTACTTCACGACGATCTCGGGCCCGGAGATCATGTCGAAGTTCTACGGCGAGAGCGAAGAGCAACTCCGCGAGGTCTTCGACGAGGCCGAGGAGAACGCGCCGGCGATCGTCTTCATCGACGAGATCGACTCGATCGCGCCCAAGCGCGGCGAGACCTCCGGCGACGTCGAGCGCCGGGTCGTCGCCCAGCTGCTCTCGCTGATGGACGGGCTCGAGGAGCGCGGCGACGTCATCGTCATCGGCGCGACCAACCGCGTGGACGCCGTCGATCCCGCGCTGCGGCGCGGCGGCCGGTTCGACCGGGAGATCGAGATCGGCGTTCCCGACCGCGACGGCCGCAAGGAGATCCTGCAGGTCCACACCCGCGGGATGCCCCTCGACGAGGAGATCGACCTCGACCACTACGCCGAGAACACCCACGGCTTCGTCGGGGCCGACCTCGAACAGCTGAGCAAGGAGGCCGCGATGAACGCCTTGCGGCGGATCCGCCCGCAGATCGACCTGGAGGCCGACGAGATCGACGCCGAGATCCTCGAGTCGATGGAGGTCTCCGAGACCGACTTCAAGGAGGCCCTGAAGGGGATCGAACCGTCGGCGCTCCGGGAGGTCTTCGTCGAGGTCCCGGACGTCACCTGGGAGGACGTGGGCGGTCTCGAAGACACCAAAGAGCGCCTGCGAGAGACCATCCAGTGGCCCCTGGAGTACCCGGCGGTCTTCGAGCAGATGGACATGCAGGCCGCGAAGGGCGTCCTGCTGTACGGTCCGCCGGGCACGGGCAAGACGCTGCTGGCAAAGGCCGTCGCCAACGAGGCCCAGAGCAACTTCATCTCCGTGAAGGGGCCTGAGCTGCTCAACAAGTACGTCGGAGAAAGCGAGAAAGGAGTTCGGGAGGTCTTCGAGAAGGCCAGATCGAACGCGCCCACCGTCGTGTTCTTCGACGAGATCGACTCAATTGCGGGCGAGCGCGGCCAGGGCGTCAGCGACTCCGGCGTCGGTGAACGCGTCGTCTCTCAGTTGCTGACCGAACTCGACGGGATCGAGGACCTGGAAGACGTCGTCGTCGTCGCGACGACCAACCGGCCGGACCTGATTGATCCGGCGCTGATGCGTCCCGGGCGGCTGGACCGACACGTCCACGTGCCCGTGCCCGACGAAGAGGGGCGACGGAAGATCTTCGAGGTCCACACTCAGGACAAGCCGCTGGCCGAGGACGTCGATCTGGACGAACTCGCCGCCGAGACGGACGGCTACGTCGGGGCGGACATCGAGGCGCTGTGCCGTGAGGCCTCGATGGCTGCCAGCCGGGAGTTCATCAACAGCGTCTCGCCCGAGGACGTCGACGACAGCGTCGAAAACGTCCTGATCGGCCGCGAGCACTTCGAGGCCGCGATGGACGAGGTCGGCCCGAGCGTCGATCAGGAGACCCGCGAGCGCTACGAGCAGATCGAAGAACGGTTCGACACTCGCGAGACCGAAATCGAAGAGCGCGGCGAGGTCGGGCGAACCTTCCAGTAA
- a CDS encoding NADH-quinone oxidoreductase subunit J, whose product MVYETLAFALFALVTLGSSLGVVLVRDVWHSALLLGMALLSVAVHFVLAQAPFLAVMQVLVYVGGVLILITFAVMLTRRQTDADDSEVVA is encoded by the coding sequence ATGGTGTATGAGACACTCGCTTTTGCGCTGTTTGCCCTCGTCACGCTCGGATCCAGTCTGGGCGTCGTGTTGGTGCGTGACGTGTGGCACTCGGCGCTGTTGCTCGGAATGGCGCTTCTGAGCGTCGCCGTCCACTTCGTGCTGGCGCAAGCGCCGTTCCTGGCAGTGATGCAGGTCCTCGTGTACGTCGGCGGGGTCCTCATCCTGATCACCTTCGCCGTGATGCTCACGCGCAGACAAACAGACGCGGACGACAGTGAGGTGGTCGCATGA
- a CDS encoding DUF5822 domain-containing protein — translation MPARVETTDPDGIDYGWVMQVTFVATIVAGAPVVAVASAFVDLASWGARATFAVRVGAVVWFVTAVGVYGYARRQSSRSETD, via the coding sequence ATGCCAGCGCGCGTCGAGACGACCGATCCGGACGGGATCGATTACGGGTGGGTCATGCAGGTCACGTTCGTCGCGACGATCGTCGCCGGTGCGCCGGTCGTCGCAGTCGCCTCGGCGTTCGTCGATCTCGCGTCGTGGGGAGCGCGCGCAACGTTCGCCGTCCGGGTCGGTGCCGTCGTCTGGTTCGTGACGGCCGTCGGCGTCTACGGTTACGCGCGCCGTCAGTCGAGCCGGTCCGAGACCGACTGA
- a CDS encoding DUF7127 family protein → MTATQRLSEDVPVSRYEYEDSVVLAADLGTSDATAEIVGDTVIVVAEPEQYDLDLPEGEDARAFIRNGVLTVEVDR, encoded by the coding sequence ATGACTGCAACGCAACGGCTGAGTGAAGACGTGCCGGTGAGCCGCTACGAGTACGAGGACAGCGTCGTTCTCGCGGCCGATCTGGGCACGAGCGACGCCACGGCTGAGATTGTCGGCGACACCGTGATCGTCGTCGCCGAGCCCGAGCAGTACGATCTGGACCTTCCCGAGGGCGAGGACGCACGAGCGTTTATCAGAAACGGCGTTCTCACTGTCGAGGTGGACCGATGA
- a CDS encoding HAD family hydrolase: protein MTDDYDAVVYDLDGTLVDLDVDWGEVRRRVAAALEAKGIETGGSTLWELLDRAKEAEQYSTAERRIAAFEREGARTSSKLALAEELPRDGPTGVVSLNAESACRIALEVHGLDSAVDVLIGRDTVEESKPHPQPLRAALSALHVSPERALFVGDSESDAETARRAGVDFQSVSDRLD, encoded by the coding sequence GTGACCGACGACTACGACGCCGTCGTCTACGACCTCGACGGGACGCTGGTCGATCTCGACGTCGACTGGGGAGAGGTCCGCCGGCGGGTCGCCGCCGCCCTCGAGGCGAAAGGCATCGAGACCGGCGGATCGACCCTCTGGGAGTTGCTCGATCGGGCGAAGGAGGCCGAACAGTATTCGACCGCCGAGCGGCGAATTGCGGCGTTCGAACGCGAGGGGGCACGCACCTCCAGCAAACTGGCGCTCGCGGAGGAACTCCCAAGAGACGGCCCGACCGGCGTCGTCTCGCTGAACGCCGAGTCCGCCTGCCGGATCGCGCTGGAAGTCCACGGATTGGACAGCGCGGTCGACGTGCTGATCGGGCGCGACACCGTCGAAGAATCGAAGCCCCATCCACAGCCGCTGCGCGCCGCCCTTTCTGCCCTGCACGTGTCTCCGGAGCGCGCGCTGTTCGTCGGCGACTCCGAGTCCGACGCCGAGACGGCACGACGGGCCGGCGTCGACTTTCAGTCGGTCTCGGACCGGCTCGACTGA
- the panB gene encoding 3-methyl-2-oxobutanoate hydroxymethyltransferase codes for MRAKDIRERKGDDEPLTMLTAYDAPTAEILEDVGVDMLLVGDSVGNLRLGYDSTLPVTVDQIASHTAAVARVTDEPMVIADMPFLSFGADPDEAIEHAGRMLKEADADAVKLESGPHTVKLTERLTQLGIPVQAHLGLTPQHENETGLFRQGTDESAATQILDLAYKHERAGAFSLVLEHVPANVASEVTDAISIPTIGIGAGPDCDGQVLTVDEVIGLSESVAPFSKAFGDVRGEMRSAVEDYVDAVRSGAFPDDEHSHYEDDIDDIR; via the coding sequence ATGCGCGCGAAGGACATCCGGGAACGGAAGGGCGATGACGAGCCGCTGACGATGCTCACGGCCTACGACGCGCCGACGGCCGAGATACTCGAAGACGTCGGGGTCGACATGCTGCTGGTCGGAGACTCGGTCGGGAACCTCCGGCTGGGCTACGACTCGACGCTTCCCGTCACCGTCGATCAGATCGCCAGTCACACGGCCGCGGTCGCGCGGGTGACCGACGAGCCGATGGTCATCGCGGACATGCCGTTTCTCTCCTTCGGGGCCGATCCTGACGAGGCGATCGAACACGCCGGTCGGATGCTCAAGGAGGCCGACGCAGACGCCGTCAAACTCGAATCCGGGCCCCACACCGTCAAACTCACCGAACGGCTCACCCAGCTCGGCATCCCCGTTCAGGCGCATCTCGGATTGACCCCGCAGCACGAAAACGAGACGGGACTGTTCCGCCAGGGGACTGACGAGTCCGCCGCGACGCAGATCCTCGATCTGGCGTACAAACACGAGCGAGCGGGCGCGTTCTCGCTGGTGCTCGAACACGTTCCCGCGAACGTCGCCAGCGAGGTGACCGACGCGATCTCGATCCCCACGATCGGGATCGGAGCCGGCCCCGACTGCGACGGACAGGTGCTGACGGTCGACGAAGTGATCGGCCTCTCCGAATCGGTCGCGCCCTTCTCGAAGGCGTTCGGTGACGTCCGCGGCGAGATGCGCTCGGCCGTCGAAGACTACGTCGACGCCGTCCGGTCGGGCGCATTTCCGGACGACGAACACAGCCACTACGAGGACGACATCGACGACATTCGCTGA